A window from Montipora capricornis isolate CH-2021 chromosome 7, ASM3666992v2, whole genome shotgun sequence encodes these proteins:
- the LOC138055924 gene encoding uncharacterized protein: MRCKQKANAANKKRTLQTKKMRCKQKRLMRCKKKKRQPLQIKSKRCKQNGNCCKQKNCKKKKRGCCKFKRNAANKKEHTSCARNMRGRTVSAFPRPFPRYELFVFAMFCSGCGSQLANAAKFCHVCGITISVKDEDIICVAQLEVESSERKRHQTTPLTFEEYRERKGKERTSRFVSKSSKKPKKESAENEVTIHIGLIRLKDGELKVIRGSSLPLKVLPSIGAEELLRKGAEKMVKFNSDLSLYGPSSFTLLYPDRTEVKYLPGGTEPFTLQRYKEELGKSFNRITLYLCKTTAILDAMFLKKYSSDESDVDLPNYRELMKMTEENENTLRVNHTGANNNTTNTVTFLPSVTHTSTRNTVTTQTVTTHTATRNTCPVQTAISNISTAEIAADADTLTQGAHSVVTDLLNIQASLADCPIQKIIVYRAFLKDNLIEIFKDPEMVHVNLDVTFIGNNGREEEGKGAGVFREALSTFWNQFCNSLAVGTQEKVPAIRHDYQRAEWEAIGRILMYGYIKERYFPLSLSRAFLAFCLFGEETITSEFLLSSFRLYISEDERETLQKCIEGKIDSNDDDLLDFLSNYKCYRTPTKENILQIVSELAHQEMQKPRYVMNCWAPIIKPLTALPDFQSLVAIDNLYDIKKPTAKKILKLIKSEPVTDQERQCLDHLKQYIRSLQGKSLSLLLQFITGSDIISCESIEVTFSVFEGMSRRPVAHTCGPLLEIPSSYQSYNELSEEFSELLQNKEAWHFNIV; the protein is encoded by the exons atgcgctgcaaacaaaaagcgaacgctgcaaacaaaaaacgaacgctgcaaacaaaaaagatgcgctgcaaacaaaaaagactgatgcgctgcaaaaaaaaaaaacggcaacCGCTGCAAATAAAAAGTAAACGCTGCAAACAAAATGGGAActgctgcaaacaaaaaaactgcaaaaaaaaaaagagaggatgctgcaaatttaaaaggaacgctgcaaataaaaaagaacacacATCATGCGCGCGCAACATGCGTGGGAGGACTGTTTCTGCGTTCCCGCGTCCGTTCCCGCGATATGAGCTGTTTGTGTTCGCCATGTTTTGTTCGGGTTGTGGCTCACAGTTAGCCAACGCGGCGAAATTTTGTCATGTTTGCGGAATTACGATAAGTGTAAAAGACGAAGATATAATCTGTGTTGCTCAATTAGAAGTGGAATCTTCAGAAAGGAAACGACATCAGACCACTCCTCTCACCTTTGAGGAATatagagaaaggaaaggaaaggaacgaaCCTCCAGGTTTGTTAGTAAGTCTTCTAAAAAACCGAAAAAGGAAAGCGCCGAGAATGAAGTCACCATTCATATAGGCTTAATCAGGTTAAAAGACGGAGAACTGAAAGTAATTCGTGGATCTTCATTGCCGCTTAAAGTCTTACCGTCGATCGGTGCTGAGGAGCTTCTCAGAAAAGGTGCGGAAAAGATGGTGAAGTTCAACAGTGATCTAAGTTTATATGGGCCCAGTAGCTTTACTTTGCTGTATCCTGACAGAACCGAAGTAAAGTACCTGCCAGGGGGCACAGAGCCGTTTACACTGCAACGATACAAAGAGGAACTTGGAAAGTCTTTCAACCGAATTACCCTATACCTCTGCAAGACAACAGCTATTCTTGATGCCATGTTCTTGAAAAAGTACAGCAGTGATGAAAGTGACGTCGATTTGCCTAATTACAGAGAG TTGATGAAAATGACAGAGGAAAATGAAAATACCTTGAGGGTTAACCATACTGGTgcaaacaacaacacaaccaaCACAGTCACATTCCTCCCATCTGTCACACACACGTCTACAAGGAACACAGTGACAACACAGACAGTTACAACCCACACAGCAACAAGGAACACTTGCCCAGTTCAAACAGCCATAAGCAACATATCTACAGCTGAGATAGCTGCAGACGCTGATACATTGACCCAAGGGGCTCACTCAGTAGTCACAGATCTGTTGAA TATTCAAGCTTCTTTAGCAGATTGTCCTATTCAGAAGATTATTGTGTATAGGGcttttctcaaagataatttgaTAGAGATATTTAAGGATCCTGAAATGGTTCATGTGAATTTAGATGTTACTTTCATTGGCAACAATGGCAGGGAGGAAGAGGGAAAGGGGGCTGGTGTTTTTCGTGAAGCTTTATCTACTTTTTGGAACCAATTCTGTAATTCGCTAGCTGTGGGGACTCAAGAGAAAGTCCCTGCCATCAGACACGATTACCAAAGAGCTGAATGGGAAGCAATAGGTAGGATTCTGATGTATGGGTACATAAAGGAGAGGTATTTTCCCCTTTCATTGTCACGGGCTTTTCTCGCATTCTGCCTCTTTGGAGAAGAAACTATTACAAGTGAATTTTTACTGTCGTCATTCAGGCTCTATATTTCAGAGGATGAAAGGGAGACTCTTCAGAAATGTATTGAAGGAAAAATTgatagtaatgatgatgatttgtTAGATTTTCTTTCTAATTATAAGTGCTATCGAACTCCtacgaaagaaaacattttgcagATAGTCTCTGAACTTGCCCATCAAGAAATGCAGAAACCAAGGTATGTTATGAATTGCTGGGCACCAATTATTAAACCACTTACTGCTCTCCCAGATTTCCAGTCTTTAGTGGCTATAGACAATCTTTATGATATCAAGAAGCCCACTgccaaaaaaattttgaaattaatcAAGTCAGAGCCGGTAACTGACCAAGAACGACAGTGTCTGGACCATTTAAAACAATATATCCGTTCATTACAAGGAAAGTCGCTATCACTATTGTTGCAGTTTATTACTGGGAGTGATATTATCAGCTGTGAGAGCATCGAGGTaacattttcagtttttgaaggCATGTCTCGGAGACCAGTGGCACATACCTGTGGACCACTATTAGAAATCCCATCATCATACCAGTCATACAATGAGCTGTCAGAAGAATTCAGTGAATTGTTACAAAATAA